One window from the genome of Hydra vulgaris chromosome 02, alternate assembly HydraT2T_AEP encodes:
- the LOC136075973 gene encoding uncharacterized protein LOC136075973, with the protein MLKVAPTGTKGNANPSGWINTEIFLKWFDHFVEYGHPSMDHSLLLIMDNHKTHILIELIDKAKESNVVLLTLPPHCSHKLQLLDRSVFGPLKKFYNSACDLWLKARPNTSMKIYDIPENLGIAYTKAFTSQNIQNGFKAAGIFPYDPYVFSDVDFLCPYVSD; encoded by the coding sequence ATGCTTAAAGTTGCACCAACAGGTACAAAAGGTAATGCTAATCCTAGTGGATGGATAAatacagaaatatttttgaaatggtttGATCATTTTGTGGAGTATGGACATCCTAGCATGGATCATTCACTACTTTTAATAATGGACAACCACAAAACTCATATATTAATTGAACTGATAGATAAAGCTAAGGAAAGCAATGTTGTGCTCTTGACATTGCCACCCCATTGCAGCCACAAACTCCAATTACTTGACAGATCAGTATTTGGGcctttaaagaaattttacaatTCAGCATGTGATTTATGGTTAAAGGCACGTCCAAATACTTCTATGAAGATATATGACATTCCTGAAAACTTAGGAATAGCTTATACGAAAGCCTTTACTTcccaaaacattcaaaatggttttaaaGCAGCTGGCATATTCCCGTACGATCCATATGTTTTCAGTGATGTCGACTTTTTATGTCCTTATGTATCTGATTGA